A single region of the Ziziphus jujuba cultivar Dongzao chromosome 10, ASM3175591v1 genome encodes:
- the LOC107410617 gene encoding L-ascorbate oxidase homolog, whose amino-acid sequence MRDCKVLCFAIALVLLCFHGGVNGEDPYRFFTWKVTYGDIYPLGVKQQGILINGQFPGPQIDAVTNDNLIISVFNGLREPFLISWNGIQQRRNSWQDGVYGTNCPIPPGRNFTYALQVKDQIGSYFYFPSFLFHKAAGGFGGIRIWSRPRIPVPFPPPAGDFTVLAGDWFKTNHYILRRLLEIGRNLPFPDGLLINGRGWNGYTFTVDPGKTYRFRISNVGLTTSINFRIQGHSLKLVEVEGSHTLQNTYSSLDIHLGQSYSVLVTADQPAKDYYIAVSSRFTTRVLTTTAILHYSNSQTGVSGPVPGGPTNQVAWSLDQARSIRWNLTASGPRPNPQGSYHYGMIKPSRTIMLANSAPYINGKQRYAVNGVSFVPPDTPLKLADYFKIPGVFNLGGIPSSPSGGNAYLQTAVMQANFREFVEIVFQNWENEVQSWHIDGHAFFVVGMDGGQWTPASRTRYNLRDTVARCTVQVYPRAWTAIYIALDNVGMWNIRSENWARQYLGQQFYLKVYTASNSWRDEYPIPRNALLCGRARGRHTRPL is encoded by the exons ATGAGAGATTGCAAAGTTCTTTGTTTTGCAATTGCTTTGGTTTTACTATGTTTTCATGGTGGTGTTAATGGTGAAGACCCATATAGATTCTTCACGTGGAAAGTCACTTATGGTGATATTTATCCCCTTGGTGTTAAACAACAg GGTATCTTGATCAATGGCCAATTTCCAGGGCCTCAGATCGATGCTGTTACAAACGACAACTTGATTATTAGCGTTTTCAATGGACTGAGAGAACCATTCCTCATTTCTTG GAATGGTATACAGCAGAGGAGGAACTCATGGCAAGATGGAGTTTATGGGACTAATTGTCCAATCCCACCTGGGAGGAACTTCACTTATGCTCTCCAAGTAAAGGATCAAATTGGcagctatttttattttccatcattTTTATTCCACAAAGCTGCTGGAGGTTTTGGGGGCATCAGAATATGGAGCCGTCCTCGGATTCCAGTTCCTTTCCCTCCTCCTGCTGGAGACTTCACAGTGCTGGCTGGGGACTGGTTCAAGACAAATCACTAT ATTTTGAGACGGCTTTTGGAGATTGGTCGAAATCTTCCCTTCCCCGATGGACTCCTTATCAATGGCCGAGGGTGGAATGGATACACTTTCACTGTTGATCCAG GAAAGACTTATAGGTTCAGGATATCTAATGTAGGGCTGACAACGTCCATCAATTTCAGAATTCAAGGTCACTCCTTGAAACTGGTGGAGGTAGAAGGGTCTCATACACTTCAGAATACATATTCCTCACTTGACATCCATCTTGGGCAGTCTTATTCTGTCTTGGTCACAGCTGATCAGCCTGCTAAGGACTACTACATTGCTGTTTCTTCACGTTTCACCACTCGGGTTCTCACCACCACAGCTATTCTTCACTACAGCAATTCGCAAACGGGAGTTTCTGGTCCAGTACCTGGTGGACCAACCAATCAAGTAGCTTGGTCCCTTGACCAGGCCAGATCCATTCG TTGGAATTTGACTGCAAGTGGGCCTAGACCAAACCCGCAAGGTTCATACCATTATGGAATGATTAAGCCAAGCCGGACAATCATGCTAGCAAACTCTGCTCCTTATATCAATGGCAAGCAGAGGTATGCTGTCAATGGTGTCTCATTCGTTCCCCCAGACACTCCATTAAAACTCGCTGACTATTTCAAGATACCGGGAGTTTTCAATCTTGGAGGCATTCCTAGCAGCCCCTCAGGGGGAAATGCCTACCTTCAGACAGCTGTTATGCAGGCCAACTTCCGGGAATTTGTTGAGATTGTGTTCCAGAATTGGGAGAATGAAGTACAGTCTTGGCATATTGATGGTCATGCCTTCTTTGTGGTGGG GATGGATGGAGGACAATGGACTCCGGCAAGTAGAACACGCTACAATTTGAGAGACACGGTTGCACGTTGCACTGTTCAg GTCTATCCGAGGGCATGGACCGCCATCTACATAGCTTTAGACAATGTGGGAATGTGGAACATAAGATCAGAGAATTGGGCAAGGCAGTACTTGGGACAGCAGTTTTATCTGAAGGTATACACTGCTTCAAACTCATGGAGAGATGAATATCCAATTCCCAGAAATGCTCTTCTTTGTGGCCGAGCTAGAGGTCGGCACACTAGACCTCTCTGA
- the LOC107410616 gene encoding putative glycine-rich cell wall structural protein 1 produces the protein MGATATLKFACMVLLLVWSINVICALSGAEHGGEADDESSSYVGPSGWNNFDNDDDYCSYRNWRSCGSFFGRGGRGHGAGVVGGGGGGGGGGGGGGGSGSGHGEGYGAGAGVGDSSDGAGGGGGGGGGGGSGSGGGYGKGRGFGGGGGVGASIGGGGGGGGGGGGGSSGGYGHGSGFGGGVGVGGGGGGGMGFGMGIGFGFGIGNGNGGDGGTTTHDHQIDGNIGGGPAKP, from the exons ATGGGTGCTACTGCTACACTGAAATTTGCATGCAtggttcttcttcttgtttggaGCATTAATGTAATTTGTGCTCTCAGTGGAGCTGAGCATGGTGGTGAAGCAGACGATGAAAGTAGTAGCTATGTAGGTCCAAGTGGATGGAATAACTTcgataatgatgatgattattGCTCATATAGAAACTGGCGGAGTTGTGGGAGTTTCTTTGGGAGAGGTGGTAGAGGCCATGGAGCTGGAgttgttggtggtggtggtggtggtggcggtggCGGTGGAGGAGGTGGAGGAAGTGGGTCAGGTCACGGAGAAGGTTATGGAGCAGGAGCTGGTGTAGGTGATAGTAGTGACGGTGCCGGGGGAGGAGGCGgcggtggaggaggaggaggtagTGGTTCAGGTGGAGGATATGGTAAAGGAAGAGGTTTTGGTGGTGGTGGCGGAGTAGGTGCTAGCATTGGAgggggaggaggaggaggaggcggAGGCGGAGGCGGTTCTAGTGGTGGTTATGGTCATGGTAGTGGTTTTGGTGGGGGTGTTGGTGTtggaggaggtggtggtgggg GAATGGGTTTTGGAATGGGCattggatttggatttggaattggaaatggaaatggTGGGGATGGTGGTACTACTACTCATGATCATCAAATTGATGGTAATATTGGAGGAGGTCCTGCTAAGCCCTAA
- the LOC107404490 gene encoding uncharacterized protein LOC107404490: MADVVQYRMERMVNEFDDLERRGLFTRREIAEIVKQRRKFEYRLKRPSPLKQDFLAYIDYETQLDKLRRLRKKSVARELKEKGINANKKKMKKSVSDYAGVSRIVEIYRLAVMRFKGDIELWFRYLEFCRERKNGRMKKVLAQVIRFHPKVPGIWLYAAAWEFDHNLNVAAARALMQSGLRMCPTAEDLWVEYLRMELTYLNKLRARKVALGEDEGTLIRDKKADDGFVPFNDERENDDGSNVESGDTKKRVDLFREQGFSVLKTIYAGAVEALPSSLTLRKRFLDILDATDLAHSEDMRKEILSEMKRDFSTEPEYWDWLARLEYDPESIKEMSEELMLSQIQKAVQVYEEAIKVLPSAVMYNLYVSFLRDIIASQKGEEGSLGLSSQCATSISHLLVVYEKAETMGCITEDLACQHISFYLQLGRLEEARKLAEKLCRERFSDSVKLWLLRVSVEIKHVTRNSPSPSKADLLPIFELLKDVLTRASVSESESLWLMALKLFANQKSYFDKLVEISIGSLIKDGGIDDGFSLSSAIVNFVLQKDGIQQAREMYKRFLALPRPGLAIYRNCIQLESNLASIGDKDGLVNARRLYESALATYSQNVSLWQDFHKMETKLGTSETASAVYWRARKILKDTAALLMPEL, from the exons ATGGCGGACGTGGTGCAGTACCGGATGGAGCGAATGGTCAATGAGTTCGATGACCTCGAACGCCGTGGCCTATTCACTCGCCGTGAGATCGCTGAGATTGTCAAGCAGCGCCGCAAGTTCGAGTACAGACTCAAGCGTCCCTCTCCACTGAAGCAGGACTTCTTGGCCTACATTGACTACGAGACTCAGCTCGACAAGCTCCGGCGGCTCAGGAAGAAGTCGGTAGCTCGCGAGCTCAAGGAGAAGGGAATCAACGCcaataagaagaagatgaagaagtctGTTTCTGACTATGCTGGTGTTTCCAGGATTGTTGAAATTTACAGGCTTGCGGTTATGCGGTTTAAGGGTGACATTGAATTGTGGTTTCGGTACCTGGAATTTTGTAGAGAGCGAAAGAATGGCAGAATGAAGAag GTCTTGGCCCAGGTTATTAGGTTTCATCCAAAGGTCCCAGGTATTTGGCTGTATGCTGCAGCTTGGGAATTTGACCACAACTTAAATGTTGCAGCTGCCCGTGCTCTCATGCAGAGTGGGTTGAGAATGTGCCCTACTGCAGAAGACCTGTGGGTAGAATATCTTCGGATGGAACTCACATATCTTAATAAGTTAAGGGCCAGGAAGGTTGCTCTTGGAGAAGATGAGGGAACTCTGATTCGTGATAAAAAGGCTGATGATGGATTTGTGCCTTTTAATGATGAAAGAGAAAATGATGATGGATCAAATGTTGAAAGTGGGGATACAAAGAAGAGAGTAGACTTGTTTCGAGAGCAGGGATTTAGTGTTTTAAAAACCATATATGCTGGGGCAGTTGAAGCTCTTCCTTCTAGTTTGACACTGAGAAAGCGATTTCTTGACATTTTGGATGCTACAGACTTGGCGCATTCAGAAGATATGCGGAAGGAAATACTAAGTGAGATGAAGAGAGACTTTTCAACAGAACCAGAATATTGGGACTGGCTTGCAAGACTTGAATATGATCCTGAAAGTATAAAGGAAATGAGTGAAGAACTCATGCTTTCTCAAATACAAAAAGCAGTTCAG GTATATGAGGAGGCTATAAAAGTTCTGCCTTCTGCAGTAATGTATAATCTGTATGTAAGTTTTCTTAGGGATATTATTGCATCCcaaaaaggagaagaaggatCTTTGGGTTTATCAAGCCAGTGTGCAACTTCTATATCACATCTCTTGGTGGTATACGAGAAGGCAGAAACAATGGGGTGCATTACTGAGGATCTTGCATGCcagcatatttcattttatttgcaGCTGGGAAGACTGGAAGAAGCCAGGAAACTAGCAGAAAAGCTTTGCCGTGAAAGATTTTCAGATTCAGTAAAGTTATGGTTGTTAAGGGTCTCAGTAGAAATTAAACATGTAACAAGGAATTCCCCATCTCCGAGCAAAGCTGATCTTCTACCTATATTTGAACTCCTAAAAGATGTTTTGACCAGAGCCTCTGTATCAGAATCTGAGAGTTTGTGGCTGATG GCACTAAAATTGTTTGCAAATCAAAAAAGTTATTTTGACAAACTGGTTGAGATTTCTATTGGATCATTAATTAAAGATGGTGGCATTGATGATGGATTCTCCCTCTCTTCTGCtattgtgaattttgttctacaAAAAGATGGAATTCAGCAGGCTAGAGAGATGTACAAACG CTTTCTTGCTTTACCACGTCCAGGGCTTGCTATATACAGAAACTGTATTCAATTGGAATCCAATCTTGCATCAATTGGTGATAAAGATGGCCTAGTAAACGCGAGGAGATTATATGAATCTGCACTTGCAACTTACAGTCAAAATGTGAGCTTATGGCAAGATTTCCATAAAATGGAGACCAAG TTAGGGACATCAGAAACAGCTAGTGCAGTCTATTGGCGTGCAAGGAAGATTCTAAAAGACACTGCAGCGCTTCTAATGCCGGAGTTGTAA
- the LOC107410633 gene encoding uncharacterized protein LOC107410633 isoform X2, giving the protein MYSIVPQFLGKVVFYQTPIMCPSLDLQKSGCVLNFWILQCRLHDSIPSDDEYRSSRNIAISLFRRYRNVVDRGGGDNLKEFISAGVNAYALGCTDEGLRKELIDMMESGEEIEAMQSYGGRTSLKSKIASEEVDECILWLSILFITILCTPQPTVVRWSSTPPVSDEVRLQWKGFCALIANAYYVRGMAWLPVKTLQLEQMAVVGRAEEPSVVASRMRLVFSTLEVVSPQWPRV; this is encoded by the exons ATGTACTCCATAGTTCCTCAATTTCTTGGAAAGGTCGTTTTCTATCAAACACCCATCATGTGTCCCAGCTTGGATCTTCAAAAAAGTGGCTG TGTTTTGAATTTCTGGATTTTGCAGTGCCGATTGCATGATTCAATTCCATCTGATGATGAGTATCGTTCATCACGCAACATAGCAATCAGTTTGTTTAGGCGGTACAGGAACGTAGTTGATCGTGGAGGAGGTGACAACCTAAAA GAGTTTATAAGTGCTGGAGTGAATGCTTATGCACTGGGCTGCACTGATGAAGGATTAAGGAAAGAGCTCATTGATATGATGGAATCCGGTGAGGAAATCGAGGCAATGCAAAGTTATGGTGGAAGAACCAGTTTGAAATCTAAGATTGCATCAGAAGAG GTTGATGAGTGTATTCTGTGGTTGAGCATTTTATTCATCACCATATTGTGTACGCCACAACCGACTGTAGTTAGGTGGTCATCCACTCCTCCAGTGTCAGATGAAGTAAGGCTTCAGTGGAAAGGCTTTTGTGCTCTCATAGCGAATGCATATTATGTGAGAGGAATGGCATG GCTTCCAGTAAAGACTCTTCAACTCGAACAAATGGCAGTGGTGGGAAGAGCTGAGGAGCCATCAGTTGTTGCTAGCCGAATGCGATTAGTGTTTAGTACGCTCGAG GTGGTGAGTCCACAATGGCCTAGAGTATAG
- the LOC107410633 gene encoding uncharacterized protein LOC107410633 isoform X1, which yields MLTVHAPGANTKCWSHPDSSSLKESSLSKITHLNSLSSISFCPSLNIRAPCNYVLHSSSISWKGRFLSNTHHVSQLGSSKKWLCRLHDSIPSDDEYRSSRNIAISLFRRYRNVVDRGGGDNLKEFISAGVNAYALGCTDEGLRKELIDMMESGEEIEAMQSYGGRTSLKSKIASEEVDECILWLSILFITILCTPQPTVVRWSSTPPVSDEVRLQWKGFCALIANAYYVRGMAWLPVKTLQLEQMAVVGRAEEPSVVASRMRLVFSTLEVVSPQWPRV from the exons ATGCTGACGGTCCATGCTCCTGGAGCTAATACCAAATGCTGGTCACATCCAGACTCTAGCTCGCTAAAAGAGTCATCATTATCCAAGATAACCCATCTCAATTCTTTGAGTAGTATTTCATTTTGTCCCAGCCTTAACATCAGAGCTCCTTGTAATTATGTACTCCATAGTTCCTCAATTTCTTGGAAAGGTCGTTTTCTATCAAACACCCATCATGTGTCCCAGCTTGGATCTTCAAAAAAGTGGCTG TGCCGATTGCATGATTCAATTCCATCTGATGATGAGTATCGTTCATCACGCAACATAGCAATCAGTTTGTTTAGGCGGTACAGGAACGTAGTTGATCGTGGAGGAGGTGACAACCTAAAA GAGTTTATAAGTGCTGGAGTGAATGCTTATGCACTGGGCTGCACTGATGAAGGATTAAGGAAAGAGCTCATTGATATGATGGAATCCGGTGAGGAAATCGAGGCAATGCAAAGTTATGGTGGAAGAACCAGTTTGAAATCTAAGATTGCATCAGAAGAG GTTGATGAGTGTATTCTGTGGTTGAGCATTTTATTCATCACCATATTGTGTACGCCACAACCGACTGTAGTTAGGTGGTCATCCACTCCTCCAGTGTCAGATGAAGTAAGGCTTCAGTGGAAAGGCTTTTGTGCTCTCATAGCGAATGCATATTATGTGAGAGGAATGGCATG GCTTCCAGTAAAGACTCTTCAACTCGAACAAATGGCAGTGGTGGGAAGAGCTGAGGAGCCATCAGTTGTTGCTAGCCGAATGCGATTAGTGTTTAGTACGCTCGAG GTGGTGAGTCCACAATGGCCTAGAGTATAG
- the LOC107404484 gene encoding aminomethyltransferase, mitochondrial isoform X1: MLPSRLYQILSAKKMRGSLWQLGQSITRRLAQADKNSVARRFYSADSELKKTVLYDFHVANGGKMVPFAGWSMPIQYKDSIMDSTLNCRENGSLFDVSHMCGLSLKGKDSVPFLEKLVIADVAGLAHGTGTLTVFTNEKGGTIDDSVITKVNGEHIYLVVNAGCRDKDLAHIEEHMKAFKAKGGDVSWHIHDERSLLALQGPLAAPTLQHLTKEDLSKIYFGGFRILDINGASCFLTRTGYTGEDGFEISVPSEHAVDLAKAILEKSEGKVRLTGLGARDSLRLEAGLCLYGNDMEQHITPVEAGLTWAIGKRRRAEGGFLGAEVILKQLADGPSIRRVGFFSSGPPPRSHSEIQDEKGTNIGEVTSGGFSPCLKRNIAMGYVKSGLHKAGTKVKIVIRGKANDGVITKLPFVPSKYYKPS, translated from the exons ATGCTGCCAAGCCGTCTGTATCAA ATACTCTCTGCCAAGAAAATGAGAGGGAGTTTGTGGCAACTTGGGCAGTCAATTACCCGTCGTCTTGCTCAGGCTGATAAGAACTCTGTAGCTCGTCGATTCTATTCTGCAGATTCTGAGCTTAAGAAAACAGTTCTCTATGATTTCCATGTCGCTAATGGTGGGAAGATGGTGCCGTTTGCTGGGTGGAGCATGCCCATACAGTACAAAGATTCAATTATGGACTCTACTCTGAACTGTAGGGAGAATGGCAGTCTTTTTGATGTCTCCCACATGTGTGGCCTGAGCCTCAAGGGAAAAGACAGTGTTCCTTTCCTTGAAAAGCTTGTTATTGCTGATGTTGCTGGGCTTGCCCATGGAACAGGGACCTTAACTGTTTTTACAAATGAGAAAGGAGGGACAATTGATGACTCAGTGATTACCAAAGTCAACGGCGAACATATATACCTGGTGGTGAATGCCGGCTGTAGGGATAAGGATCTGGCTCATATTGAGGAGCATATGAAAGCATTCAAGGCTAAAGGTGGGGATGTATCATGGCACATCCATGATGAGAGATCTCTTCTTGCCCTCCAG GGTCCCCTTGCTGCTCCAACTCTTCAACATTTGACAAAAGAGGATTTAAGTAAGATATATTTTGGAGGGTTCAGAATATTGGACATCAATGGGGCGAGCTGTTTTCTCACAAGGACTGG GTACACTGGTGaagatggatttgaaatttctgtTCCATCCGAGCATGCAGTTGACCTTGCCAAAGCGATCTTGGAAAAATCTGAAGGAAAAGTGAGGCTGACAGGACTTGGTGCTCGAGACAGCCTCCGGCTAGAAGCCGGTCTGTGTTTATATGGCAATGACATGGAACAGCACATAACACCTGTAGAGGCTGGACTTACATGGGCCATAGGGAAGAGAAGAAGGGCAGAAGGTGGCTTTCTCGGAGCTGAGGTGATTCTCAAACAACTTGCTGATGGTCCATCGATCAGGCGTGTTGGCTTCTTCTCTTCAGGCCCACCTCCAAGAAGCCACAGTGAGATTCAAGATGAGAAAGGTACAAACATAGGGGAAGTCACTAGTGGGGGATTTAGTCCCTGCCTCAAGAGGAACATAGCTATGGGATATGTGAAATCCGGATTACACAAGGCCGggaccaaagtgaagattgtgATTCGAGGAAAAGCCAATGATGGTGTTATCACAAAATTGCCATTTGTACCATCAAAGTACTACAAGCCATCCTAA
- the LOC107404484 gene encoding aminomethyltransferase, mitochondrial isoform X2 has translation MRGSLWQLGQSITRRLAQADKNSVARRFYSADSELKKTVLYDFHVANGGKMVPFAGWSMPIQYKDSIMDSTLNCRENGSLFDVSHMCGLSLKGKDSVPFLEKLVIADVAGLAHGTGTLTVFTNEKGGTIDDSVITKVNGEHIYLVVNAGCRDKDLAHIEEHMKAFKAKGGDVSWHIHDERSLLALQGPLAAPTLQHLTKEDLSKIYFGGFRILDINGASCFLTRTGYTGEDGFEISVPSEHAVDLAKAILEKSEGKVRLTGLGARDSLRLEAGLCLYGNDMEQHITPVEAGLTWAIGKRRRAEGGFLGAEVILKQLADGPSIRRVGFFSSGPPPRSHSEIQDEKGTNIGEVTSGGFSPCLKRNIAMGYVKSGLHKAGTKVKIVIRGKANDGVITKLPFVPSKYYKPS, from the exons ATGAGAGGGAGTTTGTGGCAACTTGGGCAGTCAATTACCCGTCGTCTTGCTCAGGCTGATAAGAACTCTGTAGCTCGTCGATTCTATTCTGCAGATTCTGAGCTTAAGAAAACAGTTCTCTATGATTTCCATGTCGCTAATGGTGGGAAGATGGTGCCGTTTGCTGGGTGGAGCATGCCCATACAGTACAAAGATTCAATTATGGACTCTACTCTGAACTGTAGGGAGAATGGCAGTCTTTTTGATGTCTCCCACATGTGTGGCCTGAGCCTCAAGGGAAAAGACAGTGTTCCTTTCCTTGAAAAGCTTGTTATTGCTGATGTTGCTGGGCTTGCCCATGGAACAGGGACCTTAACTGTTTTTACAAATGAGAAAGGAGGGACAATTGATGACTCAGTGATTACCAAAGTCAACGGCGAACATATATACCTGGTGGTGAATGCCGGCTGTAGGGATAAGGATCTGGCTCATATTGAGGAGCATATGAAAGCATTCAAGGCTAAAGGTGGGGATGTATCATGGCACATCCATGATGAGAGATCTCTTCTTGCCCTCCAG GGTCCCCTTGCTGCTCCAACTCTTCAACATTTGACAAAAGAGGATTTAAGTAAGATATATTTTGGAGGGTTCAGAATATTGGACATCAATGGGGCGAGCTGTTTTCTCACAAGGACTGG GTACACTGGTGaagatggatttgaaatttctgtTCCATCCGAGCATGCAGTTGACCTTGCCAAAGCGATCTTGGAAAAATCTGAAGGAAAAGTGAGGCTGACAGGACTTGGTGCTCGAGACAGCCTCCGGCTAGAAGCCGGTCTGTGTTTATATGGCAATGACATGGAACAGCACATAACACCTGTAGAGGCTGGACTTACATGGGCCATAGGGAAGAGAAGAAGGGCAGAAGGTGGCTTTCTCGGAGCTGAGGTGATTCTCAAACAACTTGCTGATGGTCCATCGATCAGGCGTGTTGGCTTCTTCTCTTCAGGCCCACCTCCAAGAAGCCACAGTGAGATTCAAGATGAGAAAGGTACAAACATAGGGGAAGTCACTAGTGGGGGATTTAGTCCCTGCCTCAAGAGGAACATAGCTATGGGATATGTGAAATCCGGATTACACAAGGCCGggaccaaagtgaagattgtgATTCGAGGAAAAGCCAATGATGGTGTTATCACAAAATTGCCATTTGTACCATCAAAGTACTACAAGCCATCCTAA
- the LOC107410622 gene encoding uncharacterized protein LOC107410622 produces MDEDEFRRLLDLFPTVRSPDFYGESESSSQSPSTAAQKKELKEWQDAWNDRDHKEVESRELDHHDAFWEKLKSAAEKKVGAAEAERFCKTFQRIHKKLVYEELSPDAARNFLTLSKSSER; encoded by the exons ATGGATGAAGATGAATTTCGGCGGCTTCTTGATCTCTTCCCCACCGTTCGATCTCCCGATTTTTAT GGTGAGTCAGAATCATCAAGTCAATCACCTTCTACAGCGGCACAGAAAAAAGAG CTAAAAGAATGGCAAGATGCATGGAATGACAGAGATCATAAAGAAGTTGAGAGTCGTGAACTTGACCATCATG ATGCATTCTGGGAGAAGCTGAAGTCGGCTGCTGAGAAAAAG GTGGGTGCGGCAGAAGCAGAAAGGTTTTGTAAGACATTTCAACGGATTCATAAGAAACTT GTTTATGAAGAACTGAGTCCAGATGCTGCACGAAACTTTCTCACCTTGTCAAAGAGTTCTGAacgttag
- the LOC107404486 gene encoding 10 kDa chaperonin, mitochondrial isoform X1, protein MAKRLIPLFNRILVEKIVPPSKTNSGIILPEKTTKLNSGKVVAVGLGARDRDGKLIPLHVKEGDTVLLPEYGGTEVKLNDKEYHLFREDDILGTLHD, encoded by the exons ATGGCGAAGCGTCTGATCCCGTTATTTAATCGCATTCTGGTTGAGAAAATTGTTCCTCCTTCTAAGACCAACTCCGGGATCATTCTTCCGGAGAAAACCACCAAG CTTAACTCTGGAAAAGTTGTTGCTGTTGGCCTGGGAGCTCGGGACAGAGATGGGAAACTTATTCCTCTACATGTGAAGGAAGGAGACACAGTTCTTTTGCCTGAATATGGAGGAACTGAAGTGAAGCTCAATGATAAAGa GTATCATCTATTTAGAGAGGACGATATCTTGGGAACTCTTCATGACTAA
- the LOC107404486 gene encoding 10 kDa chaperonin isoform X3 produces MHVIWVLAISFENGFCSLLLNSGKVVAVGLGARDRDGKLIPLHVKEGDTVLLPEYGGTEVKLNDKEYHLFREDDILGTLHD; encoded by the exons ATGCACGTCATCTGGGTCTTAGCTATATCTTTTGAAAACGGGTTTTGTTCCTTGTTG CTTAACTCTGGAAAAGTTGTTGCTGTTGGCCTGGGAGCTCGGGACAGAGATGGGAAACTTATTCCTCTACATGTGAAGGAAGGAGACACAGTTCTTTTGCCTGAATATGGAGGAACTGAAGTGAAGCTCAATGATAAAGa GTATCATCTATTTAGAGAGGACGATATCTTGGGAACTCTTCATGACTAA
- the LOC107404486 gene encoding 10 kDa chaperonin, mitochondrial isoform X2: MAKRLIPLFNRILVEKIVPPSKTNSGIILPEKTTKLNSGKVVAVGLGARDRDGKLIPLHVKEGDTVLLPEYGGTEVKLNDKEA, translated from the exons ATGGCGAAGCGTCTGATCCCGTTATTTAATCGCATTCTGGTTGAGAAAATTGTTCCTCCTTCTAAGACCAACTCCGGGATCATTCTTCCGGAGAAAACCACCAAG CTTAACTCTGGAAAAGTTGTTGCTGTTGGCCTGGGAGCTCGGGACAGAGATGGGAAACTTATTCCTCTACATGTGAAGGAAGGAGACACAGTTCTTTTGCCTGAATATGGAGGAACTGAAGTGAAGCTCAATGATAAAGa AGCGTAG